A window of Streptomyces sp. DG1A-41 contains these coding sequences:
- a CDS encoding PhoX family protein has protein sequence MTESGRFATRRQVLAGTGALGVGIAFSGALSELFAGTAAAQDLGHDGYGPLVSDPKDLLDLPEGFRYRVLSREGDPLRSGEGKVPSNHDGMSAFAGRGGRVHLVRNHENRADGKVPVPTVEGLTYDPAGKGGCTALTLDSRNNVLSERVAIAGTAVNCAGGPTPWGTWLTCEETEDKAGTAGYAKDHGFVFEVDPVDPRRTGAVPLTAMGRFQHEAIAVDPRRGVVYETEDAFQRPFGLFYRFLPDRPLGGRGSLRAGGRLQAMRVPGVPDLSSIQDIGAEFDGIEWVDVPDPQAAQTPIRLQDFGRKGITHAQKLEGCYWGGRSVYFVSSFARSAEGSAADHFGQVWRYDPDRRRLTLVIAFGPDVGIQKPGESPDNICLAPSGGLMVCEDGEGAQHVYGVTRRGEVYAMARNRQNIGTPQEPEWGEFAGVAFSPDGDTMYVNCYRPGTTFAVTGPWRR, from the coding sequence ATGACCGAATCCGGTCGTTTCGCCACACGCCGCCAGGTGCTCGCCGGGACGGGCGCCCTGGGCGTCGGGATCGCGTTCTCCGGTGCCCTGTCCGAGCTCTTCGCCGGCACCGCCGCCGCCCAGGACCTCGGCCACGACGGCTACGGCCCGCTCGTCTCCGACCCGAAGGACCTGCTCGACCTGCCGGAAGGTTTCCGCTACCGGGTCCTCTCCCGCGAGGGCGACCCGCTCCGCTCCGGCGAGGGCAAGGTCCCCTCCAACCACGACGGCATGTCGGCCTTCGCGGGCAGAGGCGGCCGGGTCCATCTGGTCCGCAACCACGAGAACCGCGCCGACGGCAAGGTCCCGGTCCCGACGGTCGAGGGCCTCACCTACGACCCGGCCGGCAAGGGCGGCTGCACGGCCCTGACGCTGGACTCCCGCAACAACGTCCTGTCGGAACGCGTCGCGATCGCCGGCACGGCCGTGAACTGCGCGGGCGGCCCCACCCCGTGGGGTACCTGGCTGACCTGTGAGGAGACCGAGGACAAGGCGGGCACCGCCGGCTACGCCAAGGACCACGGCTTCGTCTTCGAGGTCGACCCGGTCGACCCGCGCCGCACGGGAGCCGTACCGCTGACCGCGATGGGCCGCTTCCAGCACGAGGCGATCGCCGTCGATCCGCGTCGGGGCGTGGTGTACGAGACCGAGGACGCCTTCCAGAGGCCCTTCGGCCTCTTCTACCGCTTCCTGCCGGACAGGCCGCTGGGCGGGCGGGGTTCGCTGCGCGCGGGCGGCCGGCTCCAGGCGATGCGTGTGCCCGGCGTGCCGGACCTGTCCTCGATCCAGGACATCGGCGCCGAGTTCGACGGCATCGAGTGGGTGGACGTACCGGACCCGCAAGCCGCGCAGACGCCGATCCGGCTCCAGGACTTCGGCCGCAAGGGCATCACCCACGCGCAGAAGCTGGAGGGCTGCTACTGGGGCGGCCGGTCGGTGTACTTCGTGTCGTCGTTCGCCCGCAGCGCGGAGGGCTCGGCGGCCGACCACTTCGGGCAGGTCTGGCGCTACGACCCGGACCGGCGACGGCTGACCCTGGTGATCGCCTTCGGTCCGGACGTCGGCATCCAGAAGCCGGGAGAGTCGCCGGACAACATCTGCCTGGCGCCCAGCGGCGGCCTGATGGTCTGCGAGGACGGCGAGGGCGCCCAGCACGTCTACGGCGTGACCCGGCGCGGCGAGGTGTACGCGATGGCCCGCAACCGGCAGAACATCGGCACGCCGCAGGAGCCCGAGTGGGGTGAGTTCGCCGGGGTGGCCTTCTCGCCCGACGGCGACACGATGTACGTCAACTGCTACCGGCCCGGCACCACGTTCGCGGTGACGGGCCCCTGGCGCCGGTGA
- a CDS encoding slipin family protein gives MVEELIGAVVAAGTGGLVYLASAARVVKQYERGVVFRLGRLHGEVRRPGFNLIVPAVDRMRKVNMQIVTMPVPAQEGITRDNVTVRVDAVVYFKVVDPTAAIVNVEDYRFAVSQMAQTSLRSIIGKSELDDLLSNREKLNQGLELMIDSPAVEWGVTIDRVEIKDVSLPDTMKRSMARQAEADRERRARLINADAEYQASKKLAQAAHQMADTPSALQLRLLQTVMAVAAEKNSTLVLPIPVELLRFLERGHQEVGRQEGDRQAPAPAPGEQPVDTTEQAIDALRHAVEQ, from the coding sequence ATGGTCGAAGAGCTGATCGGGGCGGTGGTGGCGGCCGGGACCGGGGGGCTGGTGTATCTGGCCTCGGCGGCGCGGGTCGTCAAGCAGTACGAGCGCGGGGTCGTGTTCCGGCTCGGGCGGCTGCACGGGGAGGTACGCCGGCCCGGGTTTAACCTCATCGTCCCCGCGGTGGACCGGATGCGTAAGGTCAACATGCAGATCGTGACCATGCCGGTCCCCGCCCAGGAGGGCATCACCCGTGACAACGTGACCGTGCGGGTCGACGCGGTCGTGTACTTCAAGGTCGTGGACCCGACGGCCGCGATCGTCAACGTCGAGGACTACCGCTTCGCCGTCTCCCAGATGGCACAGACCTCCCTGCGGTCGATCATCGGCAAGAGCGAACTGGACGACCTCCTGTCCAACCGGGAGAAGCTCAACCAGGGCCTGGAGCTGATGATCGACAGCCCGGCCGTGGAGTGGGGCGTGACCATCGACCGCGTGGAGATCAAGGACGTGTCCCTGCCGGACACGATGAAGCGCTCGATGGCCCGCCAGGCGGAGGCCGACCGCGAGCGGCGGGCCCGGCTGATCAACGCCGACGCCGAGTACCAGGCCTCGAAGAAGCTGGCACAGGCCGCTCACCAGATGGCCGACACGCCGTCCGCGCTCCAGCTGCGCCTGCTCCAGACGGTGATGGCCGTGGCGGCGGAGAAGAACTCCACGCTGGTGCTGCCCATCCCGGTGGAGCTCCTGCGGTTCCTGGAGAGGGGCCACCAGGAGGTGGGACGCCAGGAGGGGGACCGGCAGGCACCGGCACCGGCGCCCGGTGAACAACCCGTCGACACGACTGAACAGGCCATCGACGCGCTGCGGCACGCGGTCGAGCAGTGA
- a CDS encoding SulP family inorganic anion transporter: protein MTKFPYLRQDFLASIVVFLVAVPLCIGVAVASGVPAELGLITGIVGGIVTGLMRGSSLQVSGPAAGMTVLVFEAVSEFGVGTLGVIVLMAGLLQLAMGFLGIGRWFRAISVSVVEGMLCGIGLVIIAGQIYAAAGLKAPETGIGKIVGLPGAFADALGNTEALISLAIGAGTIAVIVLWKKLPKAVQSVPGALAAVVLATIATLALSLPVATVEVEGLLGVIQPPGTDALGELAGPAIWGTIIAFALIASAESLFSAAAVDRLHDGPRTQYNKEMIAQGAGNTVCGLLGALPMTAVIVRSSANVAAGAKTKASRVLHGVWLLLFAAAMPWALALIPLPALAGILVHAGWKLIPFRQITALWRAHKGEALILVVTAVSIVAVNMFEGVLIGLALSVVKTAWEASHVKLEVIDKGAGPIQAYLSGNATFLRLPKILDSLEALPQDRPVELDLSGLHHLDHACRTALESWAERHSATGTEPVKVTEPEPSPEAEKVTAA from the coding sequence ATGACCAAGTTCCCTTACCTGAGGCAGGACTTCCTCGCCTCCATCGTCGTCTTCCTGGTCGCCGTGCCGCTCTGCATCGGCGTGGCCGTCGCCTCCGGCGTCCCGGCAGAACTCGGCCTGATCACCGGCATCGTGGGCGGCATCGTCACCGGGCTGATGCGCGGCAGCAGCCTCCAGGTGTCCGGGCCCGCCGCGGGCATGACCGTGCTGGTCTTCGAGGCCGTCAGCGAGTTCGGCGTGGGCACGCTCGGTGTGATCGTGCTGATGGCCGGTCTGCTCCAGCTCGCCATGGGCTTCCTCGGGATCGGCCGCTGGTTCAGGGCGATCTCCGTCTCCGTCGTCGAGGGCATGCTCTGCGGCATCGGTCTGGTGATCATCGCCGGGCAGATATACGCGGCGGCGGGCCTGAAGGCCCCGGAGACCGGCATCGGCAAGATCGTGGGGCTGCCGGGGGCGTTCGCCGACGCCCTGGGCAACACCGAGGCGCTGATCTCGCTCGCGATCGGCGCGGGCACCATCGCCGTCATCGTGCTGTGGAAGAAGCTGCCGAAGGCCGTGCAGTCCGTGCCGGGCGCCCTCGCGGCGGTGGTCCTGGCCACGATCGCCACGCTCGCCCTCAGCCTGCCGGTCGCCACCGTCGAGGTGGAGGGCCTGCTCGGCGTCATCCAGCCGCCCGGGACCGACGCCCTCGGCGAACTGGCCGGCCCGGCCATCTGGGGCACGATCATCGCGTTCGCGCTGATCGCCTCCGCGGAGAGCCTGTTCAGCGCGGCGGCCGTGGACCGGCTGCACGACGGTCCACGCACCCAGTACAACAAGGAGATGATCGCCCAGGGCGCGGGCAACACCGTGTGCGGTCTGCTCGGCGCGCTGCCCATGACCGCGGTGATCGTACGCAGCTCGGCCAACGTTGCCGCGGGTGCGAAGACCAAGGCGTCCCGTGTGCTGCACGGCGTGTGGCTGCTGCTGTTCGCCGCCGCGATGCCGTGGGCCCTGGCCCTGATCCCGCTGCCCGCCCTGGCCGGCATCCTGGTGCACGCGGGCTGGAAGCTGATCCCGTTCCGCCAGATCACGGCGCTGTGGCGGGCTCACAAGGGCGAGGCGCTGATCCTCGTGGTCACCGCCGTGTCGATCGTCGCGGTGAACATGTTCGAGGGCGTGCTGATCGGTCTGGCCCTGTCCGTGGTCAAGACCGCCTGGGAGGCCTCGCACGTCAAGCTGGAGGTCATAGACAAGGGCGCCGGCCCGATCCAGGCGTACCTGTCGGGCAACGCGACGTTCCTGCGGCTGCCGAAGATCCTCGACAGCCTGGAGGCGCTGCCGCAGGACCGCCCGGTCGAGCTGGACCTCTCGGGTCTGCACCACCTCGACCACGCCTGCCGCACGGCCCTGGAGAGCTGGGCCGAACGCCACAGCGCGACGGGCACGGAACCGGTGAAGGTCACCGAGCCGGAGCCGTCTCCGGAGGCCGAGAAGGTAACGGCCGCGTAG